In the genome of Pan troglodytes isolate AG18354 chromosome 15, NHGRI_mPanTro3-v2.0_pri, whole genome shotgun sequence, one region contains:
- the TMEM30B gene encoding cell cycle control protein 50B, with protein sequence MTWSATARGAHQPDNTAFTQQRLPAWQPLLSASIALPLFFCAGLAFIGLGLGLYYSSNGIKELEYDYTGDPGTGNCSVCAAAGQGRALPPPCSCAWYFSLPELFQGPVYLYYELTNFYQNNRRYGVSRDDAQLSGLPSALRHPVNECAPYQRSAAGLPIAPCGAIANSLFNDSFSLWHQRQPGGPYVEVPLDRSGIAWWTDYHVKFRNPPLVNGSLALAFQGTAPPPNWRRPVYELSPDPNNTGFINQDFVVWMRTAALPTFRKLYARIRQGNYSAGLPRGAYRVNITYNYPVRAFGGHKLLIFSSISWMGGKNPFLGIAYLVVGSLCILTGFVMLVVYIRYQDQDDDDEE encoded by the coding sequence ATGACCTGGAGCGCCACGGCCCGGGGCGCCCACCAGCCCGACAACACCGCCTTCACGCAGCAGCGCCTCCCCGCCTGGCAGCCGCTGCTGTCGGCCAGCATCGCGCTGCCGCTCTTCTTCTGCGCGGGCCTGGCCTTCAtcggcctgggcctgggcctctaCTACTCCTCCAACGGCATCAAGGAGCTGGAGTACGACTATACAGGCGACCCGGGCACCGGCAACTGCTCGGTGTGCGCCGCGGCTGGCCAGGGCCGGGCGCTGCCGCCCCCCTGCTCGTGCGCCTGGTACTTCTCGCTGCCCGAGCTCTTCCAGGGCCCCGTGTACCTCTACTACGAGCTGACCAACTTCTACCAGAACAACCGGCGCTACGGCGTGTCCCGCGACGACGCGCAGCTGAGCGGACTCCCCAGCGCGCTGCGCCACCCTGTCAACGAGTGCGCCCCCTACCAGCGCAGCGCGGCCGGCCTGCCCATCGCGCCCTGCGGCGCCATCGCCAACAGCCTCTTCAACGACTCCTTCTCGCTTTGGCACCAGCGCCAGCCCGGCGGGCCCTACGTCGAGGTGCCGCTCGACCGCTCCGGCATCGCCTGGTGGACCGACTACCACGTCAAGTTCCGCAACCCGCCGCTGGTCAACGGCAGCCTGGCGTTGGCCTTCCAGGGCACGGCGCCCCCGCCCAACTGGCGCCGGCCGGTCTACGAGCTCAGCCCCGACCCCAACAACACCGGCTTCATCAATCAGGACTTCGTGGTGTGGATGCGCACGGCGGCGCTGCCCACGTTCCGCAAACTGTACGCGCGCATCCGCCAGGGCAACTACTCGGCCGGGCTGCCGCGGGGCGCCTACCGCGTCAACATCACCTACAACTACCCGGTGCGCGCGTTCGGCGGCCACAAGCTCCTCATCTTCAGCAGCATCTCGTGGATGGGTGGCAAGAACCCCTTCCTGGGCATCGCCTACCTGGTCGTCGGCTCCCTCTGCATCCTCACCGGCTTTGTCATGCTGGTCGTCTACATTCGCTACCAGGACCAGGACGACGACGACGAGGAGTGA